A genomic window from Sphingobacterium spiritivorum includes:
- the mqnE gene encoding aminofutalosine synthase MqnE produces MEARHKIDFLINDSRLDPELRRIAEKVVAGERITFDEGVLLYEKGELSYLGVLANYIREKRHGDITYFNRNFHIEPTNVCVYDCKFCSYSRMIKQREEGWEMDVDAMIDIVKKYDDEPVTEVHITGGVVPKQNLEFYADFFRKCKAHRPELHIKALTPVEYYYIFKKAKLSHFDGMKYLKEAGLDSMPGGGAEIFHPEIREQIAHDKCTAEQWLDIHEQAHLLGMNTNATMLYGHIEKFWHRVDHMERLRQLQDKTGGFQTFIPLKFRNKENQMSDVDEVSVIEDLRNYAVARIYMDNFPHIKAYWAMISRDTAQMSLSFGVDDIDGTLDDTTKIYSMAGAEEQTPAMSTQQLVELIKNVGRHPIERDTLYRVVTDYKDHVFDDESAKKKNYYALPVLNS; encoded by the coding sequence ATGGAAGCTAGACATAAAATAGATTTTTTAATCAACGATAGCCGTTTAGACCCCGAATTGCGCCGCATTGCAGAGAAAGTTGTAGCAGGAGAGCGTATTACATTTGATGAAGGGGTATTGCTCTACGAAAAGGGAGAATTGAGTTACCTGGGGGTATTAGCAAATTATATTCGGGAGAAGAGACACGGTGATATCACCTATTTCAATCGAAATTTTCATATCGAACCTACTAACGTATGTGTATACGATTGTAAGTTCTGTTCGTACTCGCGCATGATCAAACAGCGTGAAGAGGGGTGGGAAATGGATGTGGACGCTATGATCGATATTGTCAAAAAATACGATGATGAGCCTGTCACTGAAGTGCATATCACAGGAGGTGTTGTACCTAAGCAAAACCTCGAATTTTATGCTGATTTCTTCCGTAAGTGCAAAGCGCACCGTCCGGAATTACATATCAAAGCATTGACACCTGTTGAATATTATTACATCTTCAAAAAAGCTAAATTGAGCCACTTTGATGGTATGAAATACCTCAAAGAAGCGGGGCTGGATTCTATGCCGGGAGGCGGAGCCGAAATCTTTCATCCGGAGATCCGAGAGCAGATTGCACATGATAAATGTACTGCAGAACAGTGGCTGGATATACATGAACAGGCGCATCTGCTGGGCATGAATACCAATGCAACCATGCTTTATGGGCATATTGAAAAATTCTGGCATCGTGTAGATCATATGGAACGCCTGCGCCAGTTGCAGGATAAAACAGGAGGATTTCAAACATTTATACCGCTGAAATTCAGAAATAAAGAAAATCAGATGTCTGACGTTGATGAGGTTTCTGTTATTGAGGATTTGCGCAACTATGCGGTTGCCCGTATTTATATGGATAATTTTCCGCATATTAAAGCATACTGGGCTATGATTTCCAGAGATACCGCACAAATGTCACTGAGCTTTGGGGTTGATGATATCGATGGTACATTAGACGATACGACCAAAATATATAGTATGGCCGGAGCGGAAGAGCAGACACCGGCAATGAGCACGCAACAATTGGTCGAACTGATCAAGAATGTAGGACGCCATCCAATAGAACGGGATACGCTATATCGTGTCGTTACGGATTATAAGGATCATGTATTTGATGATGAGTCTGCAAAGAAGAAAAACTATTACGCTTTGCCGGTTCTTAACAGCTGA
- a CDS encoding menaquinone biosynthetic enzyme MqnA/MqnD family protein — protein MNKIRISAVSYTNTLPFLNGINHSDIKNKIDLRVDHPSACAQRVIDNEVDMGIIPTAALLSLPEYYINTDFCIGTEGAVDSVFIFSQKPADQISSILLDPQSRTSNGLARILLKYHWKRDVEILTEGEADAYVLIGDRTFGKKGTVPYVYDMGLEWKNFTGLPFAFALWVSNKKLPESFVEEFNEALKYGVEHAEDVIAGLPVYEGMDYRQYLTQNLDFHLTDAKREAVERYLELYRSL, from the coding sequence ATGAATAAAATAAGAATATCTGCCGTATCCTACACCAATACACTGCCTTTTTTAAACGGAATTAATCATTCCGATATCAAAAATAAAATAGATCTTCGCGTAGACCATCCAAGTGCCTGTGCACAACGTGTGATTGATAATGAAGTGGATATGGGAATTATTCCCACAGCAGCTTTATTGAGTCTGCCGGAATATTATATCAATACGGATTTTTGTATCGGTACCGAAGGTGCTGTAGATTCCGTATTTATCTTTTCGCAGAAGCCTGCAGACCAGATTTCTTCAATTCTTCTTGATCCGCAGTCCCGCACTTCCAACGGACTCGCGCGTATTCTTTTGAAATATCATTGGAAACGGGATGTGGAGATTCTTACAGAAGGAGAAGCAGATGCTTATGTACTGATCGGTGATCGTACATTTGGTAAAAAAGGTACGGTTCCTTATGTATACGATATGGGATTGGAGTGGAAAAACTTTACGGGTCTGCCATTTGCTTTTGCTTTATGGGTTTCCAATAAGAAACTCCCCGAATCCTTTGTTGAAGAGTTTAATGAAGCCTTGAAGTATGGCGTAGAGCATGCAGAAGATGTGATAGCCGGTCTTCCTGTTTACGAAGGCATGGATTACAGACAATACCTGACGCAAAATCTGGATTTTCATTTAACAGATGCTAAACGTGAAGCGGTAGAACGCTATCTGGAGCTTTACAGATCATTATAA
- a CDS encoding histidine phosphatase family protein, protein MKKTFYFIRHGQTDLNLKGIVQGRGVNSPLNDNGRKQADAFYKAYKDVPFDKVYTSTLLRTHQTVEPFIEQGLDWEQLIGLDEISWGIYEGREQTPDIMSGFEKVIQAWRSGELDLNIEEGESPNQLVERQKEAIAYMLDQPEEKTILVCLHGRALRILMCVLTDTDVSMMDDFPHTNTALYIVEFENGKFNVIDYYNTKHLEEIAEHE, encoded by the coding sequence TTGAAAAAGACATTTTATTTTATACGCCACGGACAGACAGATCTCAACCTCAAAGGGATCGTACAGGGAAGAGGAGTTAATTCTCCGCTCAACGATAACGGAAGAAAACAAGCTGATGCTTTTTATAAGGCTTACAAAGATGTACCCTTTGATAAGGTATATACTTCGACTTTGTTGCGTACTCACCAGACAGTAGAGCCCTTTATTGAGCAGGGATTAGACTGGGAACAGCTTATCGGACTGGATGAGATCAGTTGGGGCATTTATGAAGGTCGCGAACAGACTCCGGATATCATGTCCGGATTTGAAAAGGTTATACAGGCCTGGCGCAGCGGAGAACTGGATCTGAATATTGAGGAGGGCGAATCTCCTAACCAACTGGTGGAGCGTCAGAAGGAAGCAATCGCATATATGCTGGATCAGCCGGAAGAAAAGACTATTCTGGTCTGTCTGCATGGACGTGCTTTGCGTATTCTGATGTGTGTCCTTACGGATACGGATGTAAGCATGATGGATGATTTTCCACATACAAATACCGCACTTTATATTGTTGAATTTGAAAATGGCAAATTCAATGTCATAGATTATTATAATACCAAACATTTGGAAGAAATAGCCGAGCATGAATAA
- a CDS encoding Gfo/Idh/MocA family protein has product MNTSGRREFIRTGSAVLGAMMIHQLLSATAVKGKRIGIIGLDTSHAVAFTKAINTNPAAYRDYHVVAAYPYGTKTIPSATDRIPKYIEEVKSHGVAIVSSIAELLKKVDAVLLETNDGRLHLEQATQVFKSGKPVFIDKPIAASYADAYRIMKLSRQYNTPMFSTSSLRYIGGMEEITGGRYGKVLAADVFTPATLETTHPDFFWYGIHGVEMLFAAMGTGCKSVSRVHTTDSDLIVGVWEGGRIGTVRGMRMGKNDFGGVIFCEQENVRLGEFKGYEPLLHKIVDFFDSGEPPVDESQTLEICAFIEAADISKNNNGKAVELSGISAVSE; this is encoded by the coding sequence ATGAATACATCGGGCAGAAGAGAGTTTATCCGCACAGGTAGTGCAGTTCTGGGCGCAATGATGATACATCAGTTGCTGTCCGCAACAGCTGTAAAGGGTAAAAGAATAGGAATTATCGGTCTGGATACTTCCCATGCTGTCGCCTTTACCAAAGCGATCAATACAAACCCTGCTGCGTACAGAGATTACCATGTTGTAGCGGCATATCCTTACGGAACAAAGACTATCCCTTCAGCAACAGACCGTATTCCTAAATATATAGAAGAAGTAAAAAGTCATGGAGTGGCTATTGTAAGTTCAATAGCTGAGTTATTGAAAAAAGTCGATGCTGTGCTGCTGGAAACGAATGACGGACGTCTGCATCTCGAACAGGCTACCCAGGTCTTCAAATCCGGTAAACCTGTTTTTATTGATAAACCTATCGCTGCCTCCTATGCAGATGCTTACAGGATTATGAAACTGTCCCGTCAATATAATACCCCTATGTTCTCTACATCTTCGCTGCGGTATATTGGTGGAATGGAAGAAATCACCGGAGGAAGATATGGAAAGGTATTAGCGGCTGATGTTTTTACACCTGCAACGCTCGAAACTACACATCCTGATTTTTTTTGGTATGGCATTCATGGTGTAGAAATGTTGTTTGCCGCAATGGGAACAGGGTGTAAATCGGTGTCACGCGTGCATACTACAGATTCGGATCTTATTGTAGGGGTGTGGGAAGGAGGACGTATAGGTACTGTACGTGGTATGCGTATGGGAAAGAATGATTTTGGCGGAGTAATTTTTTGTGAACAGGAAAATGTGAGACTGGGGGAATTCAAAGGTTATGAGCCGCTGCTGCATAAAATTGTTGATTTTTTCGATTCCGGCGAACCTCCGGTAGACGAGAGCCAGACATTAGAAATCTGTGCTTTTATAGAAGCTGCAGATATCAGCAAAAACAATAACGGAAAGGCCGTCGAACTGTCCGGAATAAGCGCTGTATCTGAATAG
- a CDS encoding ABC transporter ATP-binding protein produces MKTYFRLLSFAKPIEKYAIPYIICTLVTVIFSTLNLALLAPLLHTLFNTEGEVKAALVEPDGMFDILGYFNYYANWANQQYGPYEALKIVCIVIVISVLISNAFRYFSQRIMENLRIHTLLNLRKAVFGNVMDLHLGYFSGQRKGDVISKIASDVQVVQFSVTGTLQVVFKEPLQLIAYLVMLFVISAKLTLFSMLVIPVSAFFISRIVKTLKAQAQEGQQSYANMITYLDEALSGVRIIKAFNATDFVKNRFNNENHRYANIMRRMVRRQQMGSPVSELLGVVMVAVILLYGGSLVLSGSGDLPAADFIAYIAIFSQIMRPAKAITDSFSNIHNGVAAGERVLELIDERSEVVDKADAVVVDNFNLDIRFEHVDFAYGEHKVLSDINLTIEKGKTIALVGPSGGGKSTLVDLIPRFMDVTGGKVLFDGKDLRDLNQESLRRLIGVVNQDSILFNDTIFNNIAFANESATQEQVEAAAKIANAHQFILNTEGGYQTNIGDRGAKLSGGQRQRLCIARAVLKNPPIMLLDEATSALDTESEKLVQEALYKLMENRTTVVIAHRLSTIQNADKIVVVEGGKIVEYGTHSELLVKQGLYKRLIDMQQFGE; encoded by the coding sequence ATGAAGACTTACTTTAGACTACTTTCATTTGCCAAACCCATTGAAAAATATGCGATCCCGTATATTATATGTACGTTGGTTACAGTCATATTCAGTACGCTCAATCTTGCATTGTTAGCTCCTTTACTGCACACGTTATTCAATACGGAAGGAGAAGTAAAGGCTGCTTTAGTCGAGCCGGATGGTATGTTTGATATTCTGGGCTATTTTAATTACTACGCCAATTGGGCTAATCAGCAATATGGTCCGTATGAAGCACTGAAGATCGTGTGTATAGTGATTGTCATATCGGTACTGATCAGTAATGCTTTTCGATACTTTTCTCAGCGAATAATGGAAAATTTACGAATCCACACGCTGTTGAATCTTCGTAAAGCTGTATTCGGGAATGTCATGGATCTGCATCTGGGATATTTCAGCGGACAGCGTAAGGGAGACGTGATCTCCAAGATAGCTTCGGATGTACAGGTGGTACAGTTTTCAGTTACAGGTACACTGCAGGTCGTGTTTAAAGAACCGTTGCAATTGATCGCTTACCTGGTTATGCTATTTGTGATATCGGCCAAGCTGACTTTATTTTCCATGTTGGTGATCCCGGTCTCTGCATTTTTCATTTCACGTATTGTTAAGACATTAAAAGCTCAGGCACAGGAAGGACAACAGTCCTATGCCAATATGATTACCTATCTGGATGAAGCTCTGTCCGGTGTGCGTATTATCAAAGCATTCAATGCAACAGATTTTGTAAAGAACAGGTTCAATAATGAAAACCACCGCTATGCGAATATTATGCGCCGCATGGTTCGCAGGCAGCAGATGGGATCTCCTGTATCCGAATTGCTGGGGGTAGTCATGGTGGCCGTCATTCTGTTGTATGGCGGGAGTCTGGTGTTAAGCGGAAGCGGTGATCTTCCGGCTGCAGATTTTATAGCGTATATTGCTATCTTTTCTCAGATTATGCGTCCTGCAAAAGCTATCACCGATTCATTCAGTAATATTCATAACGGAGTCGCTGCAGGTGAACGTGTATTGGAGCTGATCGATGAAAGAAGTGAAGTGGTGGATAAAGCAGATGCGGTGGTAGTCGATAATTTCAATTTAGATATCCGTTTTGAACATGTGGATTTTGCTTATGGTGAACACAAGGTGCTGTCGGATATTAATCTCACGATTGAAAAGGGAAAAACAATTGCGCTGGTGGGTCCGTCTGGTGGTGGTAAATCCACATTAGTCGATCTGATACCGCGCTTTATGGATGTGACCGGAGGAAAAGTATTGTTCGATGGTAAAGATCTGAGGGATCTCAACCAGGAATCCCTGCGCCGATTAATAGGTGTAGTGAATCAGGATTCCATATTATTTAATGATACGATCTTTAATAATATAGCTTTTGCCAACGAGTCTGCTACACAAGAGCAGGTAGAGGCCGCTGCAAAAATTGCGAATGCTCACCAGTTTATCCTGAATACGGAAGGGGGGTATCAGACCAATATCGGTGACCGTGGTGCTAAGTTGTCCGGAGGTCAGCGTCAGCGCCTTTGTATTGCGAGAGCTGTCCTGAAAAATCCGCCGATTATGTTGCTGGATGAGGCGACGTCAGCATTGGATACTGAGTCCGAAAAACTGGTGCAGGAAGCGTTGTATAAACTTATGGAAAACAGAACAACTGTGGTCATTGCACACCGGTTGAGTACCATTCAGAATGCGGATAAAATTGTCGTTGTGGAAGGCGGTAAGATCGTGGAATATGGTACGCATTCTGAACTGCTGGTTAAACAGGGGCTGTACAAGCGCCTTATTGATATGCAACAGTTTGGCGAATAG